Proteins co-encoded in one Pseudochaenichthys georgianus chromosome 22, fPseGeo1.2, whole genome shotgun sequence genomic window:
- the mocs1 gene encoding molybdenum cofactor biosynthesis protein 1 isoform X2 codes for MPKTTTANLRAMTAYASMCCRLFDRQRSSKHFRKLLVQCVNGNIQRLYSGATHKENALELGDSTSSAANFASSVKARTKQSLSDDSILPFSAFLTDNFGRRHNYLRISLTEKCNLRCQYCMPEEGVKLTPRGQLLSTSEILTLARLFVQEGVEKIRLTGGEPLIRPDILDIIAELRKLEGLKCIAVTTNGMNLARLLPKLKDTGLDLINISLDTLVPAKFEFIVRRKGFHKVMEGIDKAIEMGYNPVKVNCVVMRGLNEDELLDFVALTEKKPLDVRFIEYMPFDGNKWNFKKMVSYQEMLDHIRQQWPNLERLETGHTETAKTFKVPGFKGQVGFITSMSDHFCGSCNRLRITADGNLKVCLFGNTEVSLRDVLRSGVPEEELLQIVGAAVGRKKKQHAGMFNISQMKNRPMILIGG; via the exons ATGCCGAAAACAACCACAGCAAACCTCAGAGCTATGACTGCTTACGCTAGCATGTGCTGCCGCTTGTTTGACAGACAGAGGAGttcaaaacatttcagaaaactcCTTGTCCAGTGTGTAAATGGGAACATTCAGCGACTGTATTCCGGCGCTACGCACAAGGAAAACGCTCTTGAACTTGGAGACTCGACTTCATCTGCTGCCAACTTTGCTTCTTCTGTGAAAGCCCGGACAAAACAG AGTCTAAGTGACGACAGCATACTACCCTTTTCGGCGTTCCTGACTGACAACTTTGGCAGGAGGCACAACTACCTGCGCATCTCCCTGACTGAGAAATGCAACCTGCGTT GTCAGTATTGCATGCCGGAGGAGGGGGTGAAGCTTACACCACGCGGCCAGCTGCTGTCCACCTCGGAGATTCTGACCCTGGCTCGCCTCTTCGtccaggaaggggtggagaaaaTCCGCCTCACTGGAGGAGAGCCCCTCATCAGACCTGATATCCTGGATATCATCG CTGAACTGAGGAAGTTGGAGGGCCTGAAATGCATTGCAGTCACAACCAACGGCATGAACCTGGCCAGGCTTCTGCCTAAGCTGAAGGATACCGGTCTTGACCTGATCAACATCAGCCTGGATACACTGGTCCCGGCCAAATTTGAGTTCATTGTCAGGCGGAAAG GGTTCCACAAGGTCATGGAGGGCATTGATAAGGCCATCGAAATGGGCTACAACCCTGTCAAG GTTAACTGTGTGGTGATGCGCGGCCTCAACGAGGATGAGCTGCTAGATTTTGTGGCGCTGACAGAGAAGAAGCCTCTGGATGTGCGCTTCATTGAATACATGCCCTTCGATG GAAACAAGTGGAACTTTAAGAAGATGGTGAGTTACCAGGAGATGCTGGACCACATCAGGCAGCAGTGGCCCAACCTGGAGAGGCTTGAAACCGGACACACAGAAACAGCCAAG ACATTTAAGGTCCCAGGCTTCAAAGGGCAGGTGGGCTTCATCACCTCCATGTCTGACCATTTCTGCGGCTCCTGCAACCGCTTACGTATCACTGCAGACGGCAACCTGAAG GTGTGTTTGTTTGGGAACACTGAGGTGTCTCTGAGAGATGTGCTGCGCTCCGGAGTGCCGGAAGAAGAGCTCCTGCAAATCGTTGGCGCTGCTGTCGGCAGGAAGAAGAAACAACATGCAG GCATGTTCAATATTTCCCAGATGAAGAACAGGCCTATGATCCTCATTGGTGGGTGA
- the mocs1 gene encoding molybdenum cofactor biosynthesis protein 1 isoform X1: MPKTTTANLRAMTAYASMCCRLFDRQRSSKHFRKLLVQCVNGNIQRLYSGATHKENALELGDSTSSAANFASSVKARTKQSLSDDSILPFSAFLTDNFGRRHNYLRISLTEKCNLRCQYCMPEEGVKLTPRGQLLSTSEILTLARLFVQEGVEKIRLTGGEPLIRPDILDIIAELRKLEGLKCIAVTTNGMNLARLLPKLKDTGLDLINISLDTLVPAKFEFIVRRKGFHKVMEGIDKAIEMGYNPVKVNCVVMRGLNEDELLDFVALTEKKPLDVRFIEYMPFDGNKWNFKKMVSYQEMLDHIRQQWPNLERLETGHTETAKTFKVPGFKGQVGFITSMSDHFCGSCNRLRITADGNLKVCLFGNTEVSLRDVLRSGVPEEELLQIVGAAVGRKKKQHAGMFNISQMKNRPMILIDTTSEMRLSLPKSRDKATSSPVASHYTNATLLSPTAAPHRRVLSREGLLCLPDCTAATQAARVCCLRTLTSGGTGVTSHINTNTRTRVSSDINEGCLRYAQASGLNALKSHLLRPPGTPTCCTLLMKAKMNLKQHNVRLFHNQCSSKDPSVKLRQSVSDQTQSGTHVYNTELDEAQLTHTDTQGRANMVDVGGKVPTRRTATARATVILGPTAFRLLRDNQLAKGDALAVAQLSGIMASKHTSALIPLCHPLPLDHASVTFNLDEQQNAAVITATCRTTGKTGVEMEALTAVSVAALTIYDMCKAVSHDIIITDVKLVSKTGGKRDFHRHP; encoded by the exons ATGCCGAAAACAACCACAGCAAACCTCAGAGCTATGACTGCTTACGCTAGCATGTGCTGCCGCTTGTTTGACAGACAGAGGAGttcaaaacatttcagaaaactcCTTGTCCAGTGTGTAAATGGGAACATTCAGCGACTGTATTCCGGCGCTACGCACAAGGAAAACGCTCTTGAACTTGGAGACTCGACTTCATCTGCTGCCAACTTTGCTTCTTCTGTGAAAGCCCGGACAAAACAG AGTCTAAGTGACGACAGCATACTACCCTTTTCGGCGTTCCTGACTGACAACTTTGGCAGGAGGCACAACTACCTGCGCATCTCCCTGACTGAGAAATGCAACCTGCGTT GTCAGTATTGCATGCCGGAGGAGGGGGTGAAGCTTACACCACGCGGCCAGCTGCTGTCCACCTCGGAGATTCTGACCCTGGCTCGCCTCTTCGtccaggaaggggtggagaaaaTCCGCCTCACTGGAGGAGAGCCCCTCATCAGACCTGATATCCTGGATATCATCG CTGAACTGAGGAAGTTGGAGGGCCTGAAATGCATTGCAGTCACAACCAACGGCATGAACCTGGCCAGGCTTCTGCCTAAGCTGAAGGATACCGGTCTTGACCTGATCAACATCAGCCTGGATACACTGGTCCCGGCCAAATTTGAGTTCATTGTCAGGCGGAAAG GGTTCCACAAGGTCATGGAGGGCATTGATAAGGCCATCGAAATGGGCTACAACCCTGTCAAG GTTAACTGTGTGGTGATGCGCGGCCTCAACGAGGATGAGCTGCTAGATTTTGTGGCGCTGACAGAGAAGAAGCCTCTGGATGTGCGCTTCATTGAATACATGCCCTTCGATG GAAACAAGTGGAACTTTAAGAAGATGGTGAGTTACCAGGAGATGCTGGACCACATCAGGCAGCAGTGGCCCAACCTGGAGAGGCTTGAAACCGGACACACAGAAACAGCCAAG ACATTTAAGGTCCCAGGCTTCAAAGGGCAGGTGGGCTTCATCACCTCCATGTCTGACCATTTCTGCGGCTCCTGCAACCGCTTACGTATCACTGCAGACGGCAACCTGAAG GTGTGTTTGTTTGGGAACACTGAGGTGTCTCTGAGAGATGTGCTGCGCTCCGGAGTGCCGGAAGAAGAGCTCCTGCAAATCGTTGGCGCTGCTGTCGGCAGGAAGAAGAAACAACATGCAG GCATGTTCAATATTTCCCAGATGAAGAACAGGCCTATGATCCTCATTG ACACTACATCTGAAATGCGTTTGTCTCTGCCAAAGTCTCGAGACAAAGCGACATCTTCCCCCGTAGCTTCCCATTATACAAACGCCACATTGCTCTCTCCAACAGCGGCTCCTCACAGGAGAGTCCTGAGTAGAGAGGGGTTGTTGTGCCTTCCAGACTGCACTGCTGCAACACAGGCAGCCCGTGTTTGCTGCCTTAGAACCTTAACGAGTGGGGGTACCGGCGTTACGTCGCATATCAACACAAATACACGCACACGTGTCAGCAGCGACATTAATGAAGGCTGTCTCAGGTACGCACAAGCCAGTGGTCTCAATGCTCTGAAGAGCCACTTACTCAGGCCCCCAGGAACACCCACTTGTTGTACATTACTCATGAAGGCCAAAATGAATCTTAAACAACACAATGTAAGACTTTTCCACAATCAATGCTCCAGCAAAGACCCCAGTGTCAAACTCAGACAATCTGTGAGTGATCAGACGCAGTCGGGCACACATGTCTATAACACTGAGCTGGATGAAGCTCAGCTAACGCATACAGACACACAGGGCCGAGCCAACATGGTGGATGTTGGGGGGAAAGTTCCCACACGTCGGACAGCCACAGCCCGCGCCACCGTCATCCTGGGCCCCACTGCTTTCCGGCTGCTTCGGGACAACCAGCTGGCTAAGGGTGACGCCTTAGCTGTGGCGCAGCTGTCTGGCATCATGGCTTCCAAGCACACCTCAGCCCTCATCCCGCTCTGCCACCCCCTCCCCTTAGACCACGCCTCTGTCACCTTCAACCTGGACGAGCAGCAGAATGCAGCGGTCATCACAGCAACGTGTCGCACTACGGGCAAGACAGGAGTGGAGATGGAGGCCCTGACAGCCGTTTCCGTTGCTGCGCTGACCATCTATGACATGTGCAAGGCGGTGAGCCATGACATCATCATCACTGATGTGAAACTGGTCAGCAAGACGGGAGGGAAGAGGGACTTTCATCGTCATCCCTGA